One Mastacembelus armatus chromosome 10, fMasArm1.2, whole genome shotgun sequence DNA window includes the following coding sequences:
- the pcdh10b gene encoding protocadherin-10b isoform X6, with the protein MIVLLIVLCFADGVLSQIRYSVPEEADHGTLVGNIAEDLGLDLTKLASRRFQVVPSSRTPYLEVNLENGVLFVNEKIDREQICKQGASCQLNMEVFLENPLELFRVEIEVVDINDNPPSFPETDITVEISESATPGTRFPLESAFDPDVGSNALRTYDITTNNYFYLDVQTQTDGNKFAELVLEKPLDREQQAAHRYVLTAVDGGQPPRTGTALLVVKVLDSNDNVPVFDQPVYTVSLSENAPAGTLVIQLNATDLDEGSNGEIVYSFSNHISNRIKDLFSIDPRTGRIEVRGEVDFEESSLYQIFVQAKDLGPNAVPAHCKVLVKVTDVNDNAPDITFSTVTESVSEKATPGTVIALLSVTDRDSDENGQIHVEIIGDVPFKLKTSFRNYFTIVTDGPLNREQADSYSVTVVARDKGTPSLASSKSIRVQVSDENDNAPTFTQSIYDVYVTENNVPGAYIHAVTALDPDIGQNALISYSILECDIQGMSVKTYVSINEETGYLYALRSFDYEQLKDFTFMVQARDGGAPELSSNATVKVIIVDQNDNAPVVLAPLGKNGTAREPLPRSAEPGYLVTRIVAMDADDGENARLSYSIQRGNENGMFRMDWRTGELRAARRVSAKRDPHQLYDLLIEVRDHGQPPLSSSASVLVVLVDSVAEGRGGGDRGGTAKAKDGTLDLTLILIIALGSVSFIFLLVMIVLAVRCQKDKKLNIYTCLTSDCCLGCSSCCSRQGRARKKKLSKSDIMLVQSAGNVSGAATAQVPVEESGSFGSHHQNQNYCYQVCLTPESAKTDLMFLKPCSPSRSTDTDHNPCGAIVTGYTDQQPDIISNGSILSNETKHQRAELSYLVDRPRRVNSSAFQEADLVSSKDSGHGDSEQGDSDHDATNRGHSSGADLFSNCTEECKALGHSDRCWMPSFMPSDRRQGPDYRSNLHVPGMDSVPDTERGKGFTSSFRVDIPETA; encoded by the exons ATGATTGTGCTTTTAATTGTCCTGTGCTTCGCGGATGGAGTGCTCTCTCAGATACGCTACTCTGTGCCGGAGGAGGCTGATCATGGCACATTGGTGGGGAACATTGCCGAAGACCTGGGATTGGACCTTACCAAACTGGCCTCCCGTCGCTTCCAAGTAGTGCCCAGCTCTCGAACACCGTACCTAGAGGTAAACCTGGAGAACGGCGTTCTGTTTGTTAACGAGAAAATCGACCGAGAGCAGATTTGCAAGCAGGGCGCCAGCTGCCAGCTCAACATGGAGGTGTTCTTGGAGAACCCGTTGGAGCTGTTTCGAGTTGAAATCGAGGTGGTGGACATTAACGACAACCCGCCCAGCTTTCCAGAGACAGACATCACGGTGGAAATATCTGAGAGCGCAACTCCAGGTACCCGTTTCCCTTTGGAGAGCGCGTTTGACCCGGACGTGGGCTCTAACGCTTTACGCACGTATGATATCACAACCAACAACTATTTTTACCTGGATGTGCAGACCCAAACGGACGGGAATAAGTTCGCAGAACTGGTTCTAGAGAAGCCGTTGGACAGGGAGCAGCAGGCGGCGCATAGGTACGTGTTGACCGCTGTGGACGGCGGTCAGCCTCCACGGACTGGCACCGCGCTGCTGGTGGTCAAAGTACTGGACTCTAATGATAACGTGCCGGTGTTTGACCAGCCCGTCTACACGGTGAGTCTCTCGGAGAACGCACCGGCGGGCACGTTGGTCATACAGTTAAACGCCACAGACCTGGACGAGGGATCAAACGGTGAGATAGTTTATTCTTTTAGTAACCACATTTCTAATCGCATAAAGGACCTGTTCAGTATCGACCCACGCACTGGGCGCATTGAAGTGCGTGGAGAGGTGGATTTCGAGGAAAGCAGCCTGTATCAGATCTTTGTCCAGGCCAAGGATCTGGGGCCAAATGCCGTGCCCGCGCACTGCAAAGTGCTGGTAAAAGTCACCGACGTGAACGATAATGCGCCGGACATTACCTTCAGCACTGTCACCGAGTCTGTAAGCGAAAAGGCGACTCCCGGCACCGTCATTGCACTGCTGAGTGTGACTGACCGGGACTCAGACGAGAACGGACAAATCCACGTGGAAATCATCGGCGATGTCCCGTTCAAATTAAAAACTTCATTTAGGAATTATTTCACCATAGTGACCGACGGCCCGTTGAATCGGGAGCAGGCGGACTCGTACTCTGTCACTGTGGTCGCGCGGGATAAAGGGACACCATCTCTTGCCTCCAGTAAGTCCATCAGAGTCCAGGTGTCAGATGAGAATGACAATGCGCCCACGTTTACGCAGTCCATATATGACGTGTATGTGACAGAGAATAATGTGCCAGGGGCGTACATACACGCTGTAACGGCTCTGGACCCAGACATCGGGCAGAATGCATTAATCAGCTACTCCATTTTAGAGTGTGACATCCAGGGAATGTCAGTGAAAACCTATGTGTCAATCAATGAGGAGACAGGCTATCTGTATGCACTCAGGTCCTTTGATTATGAGCAGCTTAAAGATTTCACATTTATGGTCCAGGCCAGAGATGGGGGTGCCCCAGAGCTCTCTTCCAATGCCACAGTCAAAGTTATCATTGTGGACCAGAATGACAATGCCCCAGTGGTGCTGGCACCCCTGGGGAAGAATGGCACAGCTAGAGAGCCCCTGCCCCGATCAGCTGAACCAGGCTACTTGGTGACCCGTATTGTTGCTATGGATGCGGATGATGGAGAGAATGCTCGCCTGTCCTACAGCATACAGAGGGGGAATGAGAATGGAATGTTCAGAATGGACTGGAGGACAGGTGAGCTGAGGGCAGCAAGGCGGGTGTCAGCTAAGCGAGACCCTCACCAGCTGTATGACCTGCTGATTGAGGTGAGAGACCATGGCCAGCCACCCCTGTCCTCCAGCGCAAGCGTGCTGGTAGTGCTGGTGGACAGTGTAGCTGAAGGCCGTGGAGGTGGGGACCGTGGAGGCACTGCCAAGGCCAAAGACGGCACGCTCGATCTCACCCTAATCCTCATCATTGCCCTGGGCTCCGTCTCATTCATCTTCCTCCTGGTCATGATTGTTCTGGCTGTACGCTGCCAGAAGGACAAAAAGCTCAACATTTACACCTGCCTTACCAGTGACTGTTGTCTGGGCTGCAGCTCCTGCTGTTCACGGCAGGGCCGAGCCCGTAAGAAAAAACTCAGCAAATCGGATATCATGCTGGTGCAAAGCGCTGGTAACGTCAGTGGGGCTGCTACAGCACAAGTCCCCGTGGAGGAGTCAGGGAGCTTCGGCTCCCACCACCAAAACCAGAACTATTGCTATCAGGTATGTCTGACTCCAGAGTCTGCCAAAACCGACCTCATGTTCCTAAAGCCGTGTAGTCCATCTAGGAGCACAGACACCGATCACAACCCATGCGGGGCCATAGTGACAGGGTACACAGACCAGCAGCCTGACATCATATCAAATGGCAGCATTTTATCAAATGAG ACCAAACACCAACGAGCTGAACTTAGCTACCTGGTTGACAGGCCGAGACGTGTCAACAG TTCAGCGTTCCAGGAGGCAGATCTGGTCAGCTCCAAAGACAGTGGCCATGGAGACAGTGAGCAGGGAGACAGCGACCACGACGCCACCAATCGAGGCCATTCATCTG GTGCCGATCTGTTCTCTAACTGCACAGAGGAGTGTAAGGCCCTGGGCCACTCTGATCGCTGCTGGATGCCGAGCTTCATGCCCTCTGACAGACGCCAGGGTCCGGACTACCGCAGCAATCTTCATGTGCCTGGAATGGACTCAGTCCCTGACACAGAG
- the pcdh10b gene encoding protocadherin-10b isoform X2, producing the protein MIVLLIVLCFADGVLSQIRYSVPEEADHGTLVGNIAEDLGLDLTKLASRRFQVVPSSRTPYLEVNLENGVLFVNEKIDREQICKQGASCQLNMEVFLENPLELFRVEIEVVDINDNPPSFPETDITVEISESATPGTRFPLESAFDPDVGSNALRTYDITTNNYFYLDVQTQTDGNKFAELVLEKPLDREQQAAHRYVLTAVDGGQPPRTGTALLVVKVLDSNDNVPVFDQPVYTVSLSENAPAGTLVIQLNATDLDEGSNGEIVYSFSNHISNRIKDLFSIDPRTGRIEVRGEVDFEESSLYQIFVQAKDLGPNAVPAHCKVLVKVTDVNDNAPDITFSTVTESVSEKATPGTVIALLSVTDRDSDENGQIHVEIIGDVPFKLKTSFRNYFTIVTDGPLNREQADSYSVTVVARDKGTPSLASSKSIRVQVSDENDNAPTFTQSIYDVYVTENNVPGAYIHAVTALDPDIGQNALISYSILECDIQGMSVKTYVSINEETGYLYALRSFDYEQLKDFTFMVQARDGGAPELSSNATVKVIIVDQNDNAPVVLAPLGKNGTAREPLPRSAEPGYLVTRIVAMDADDGENARLSYSIQRGNENGMFRMDWRTGELRAARRVSAKRDPHQLYDLLIEVRDHGQPPLSSSASVLVVLVDSVAEGRGGGDRGGTAKAKDGTLDLTLILIIALGSVSFIFLLVMIVLAVRCQKDKKLNIYTCLTSDCCLGCSSCCSRQGRARKKKLSKSDIMLVQSAGNVSGAATAQVPVEESGSFGSHHQNQNYCYQVCLTPESAKTDLMFLKPCSPSRSTDTDHNPCGAIVTGYTDQQPDIISNGSILSNETKHQRAELSYLVDRPRRVNSSAFQEADLVSSKDSGHGDSEQGDSDHDATNRGHSSGADLFSNCTEECKALGHSDRCWMPSFMPSDRRQGPDYRSNLHVPGMDSVPDTEVFESPEQTADKSFSTFGKEIPLSQHLHHHQNHHHLLNNYHLSHHHDSLEGKGLEAFLLTSRAPYNPAYLTRKRVY; encoded by the exons ATGATTGTGCTTTTAATTGTCCTGTGCTTCGCGGATGGAGTGCTCTCTCAGATACGCTACTCTGTGCCGGAGGAGGCTGATCATGGCACATTGGTGGGGAACATTGCCGAAGACCTGGGATTGGACCTTACCAAACTGGCCTCCCGTCGCTTCCAAGTAGTGCCCAGCTCTCGAACACCGTACCTAGAGGTAAACCTGGAGAACGGCGTTCTGTTTGTTAACGAGAAAATCGACCGAGAGCAGATTTGCAAGCAGGGCGCCAGCTGCCAGCTCAACATGGAGGTGTTCTTGGAGAACCCGTTGGAGCTGTTTCGAGTTGAAATCGAGGTGGTGGACATTAACGACAACCCGCCCAGCTTTCCAGAGACAGACATCACGGTGGAAATATCTGAGAGCGCAACTCCAGGTACCCGTTTCCCTTTGGAGAGCGCGTTTGACCCGGACGTGGGCTCTAACGCTTTACGCACGTATGATATCACAACCAACAACTATTTTTACCTGGATGTGCAGACCCAAACGGACGGGAATAAGTTCGCAGAACTGGTTCTAGAGAAGCCGTTGGACAGGGAGCAGCAGGCGGCGCATAGGTACGTGTTGACCGCTGTGGACGGCGGTCAGCCTCCACGGACTGGCACCGCGCTGCTGGTGGTCAAAGTACTGGACTCTAATGATAACGTGCCGGTGTTTGACCAGCCCGTCTACACGGTGAGTCTCTCGGAGAACGCACCGGCGGGCACGTTGGTCATACAGTTAAACGCCACAGACCTGGACGAGGGATCAAACGGTGAGATAGTTTATTCTTTTAGTAACCACATTTCTAATCGCATAAAGGACCTGTTCAGTATCGACCCACGCACTGGGCGCATTGAAGTGCGTGGAGAGGTGGATTTCGAGGAAAGCAGCCTGTATCAGATCTTTGTCCAGGCCAAGGATCTGGGGCCAAATGCCGTGCCCGCGCACTGCAAAGTGCTGGTAAAAGTCACCGACGTGAACGATAATGCGCCGGACATTACCTTCAGCACTGTCACCGAGTCTGTAAGCGAAAAGGCGACTCCCGGCACCGTCATTGCACTGCTGAGTGTGACTGACCGGGACTCAGACGAGAACGGACAAATCCACGTGGAAATCATCGGCGATGTCCCGTTCAAATTAAAAACTTCATTTAGGAATTATTTCACCATAGTGACCGACGGCCCGTTGAATCGGGAGCAGGCGGACTCGTACTCTGTCACTGTGGTCGCGCGGGATAAAGGGACACCATCTCTTGCCTCCAGTAAGTCCATCAGAGTCCAGGTGTCAGATGAGAATGACAATGCGCCCACGTTTACGCAGTCCATATATGACGTGTATGTGACAGAGAATAATGTGCCAGGGGCGTACATACACGCTGTAACGGCTCTGGACCCAGACATCGGGCAGAATGCATTAATCAGCTACTCCATTTTAGAGTGTGACATCCAGGGAATGTCAGTGAAAACCTATGTGTCAATCAATGAGGAGACAGGCTATCTGTATGCACTCAGGTCCTTTGATTATGAGCAGCTTAAAGATTTCACATTTATGGTCCAGGCCAGAGATGGGGGTGCCCCAGAGCTCTCTTCCAATGCCACAGTCAAAGTTATCATTGTGGACCAGAATGACAATGCCCCAGTGGTGCTGGCACCCCTGGGGAAGAATGGCACAGCTAGAGAGCCCCTGCCCCGATCAGCTGAACCAGGCTACTTGGTGACCCGTATTGTTGCTATGGATGCGGATGATGGAGAGAATGCTCGCCTGTCCTACAGCATACAGAGGGGGAATGAGAATGGAATGTTCAGAATGGACTGGAGGACAGGTGAGCTGAGGGCAGCAAGGCGGGTGTCAGCTAAGCGAGACCCTCACCAGCTGTATGACCTGCTGATTGAGGTGAGAGACCATGGCCAGCCACCCCTGTCCTCCAGCGCAAGCGTGCTGGTAGTGCTGGTGGACAGTGTAGCTGAAGGCCGTGGAGGTGGGGACCGTGGAGGCACTGCCAAGGCCAAAGACGGCACGCTCGATCTCACCCTAATCCTCATCATTGCCCTGGGCTCCGTCTCATTCATCTTCCTCCTGGTCATGATTGTTCTGGCTGTACGCTGCCAGAAGGACAAAAAGCTCAACATTTACACCTGCCTTACCAGTGACTGTTGTCTGGGCTGCAGCTCCTGCTGTTCACGGCAGGGCCGAGCCCGTAAGAAAAAACTCAGCAAATCGGATATCATGCTGGTGCAAAGCGCTGGTAACGTCAGTGGGGCTGCTACAGCACAAGTCCCCGTGGAGGAGTCAGGGAGCTTCGGCTCCCACCACCAAAACCAGAACTATTGCTATCAGGTATGTCTGACTCCAGAGTCTGCCAAAACCGACCTCATGTTCCTAAAGCCGTGTAGTCCATCTAGGAGCACAGACACCGATCACAACCCATGCGGGGCCATAGTGACAGGGTACACAGACCAGCAGCCTGACATCATATCAAATGGCAGCATTTTATCAAATGAG ACCAAACACCAACGAGCTGAACTTAGCTACCTGGTTGACAGGCCGAGACGTGTCAACAG TTCAGCGTTCCAGGAGGCAGATCTGGTCAGCTCCAAAGACAGTGGCCATGGAGACAGTGAGCAGGGAGACAGCGACCACGACGCCACCAATCGAGGCCATTCATCTG GTGCCGATCTGTTCTCTAACTGCACAGAGGAGTGTAAGGCCCTGGGCCACTCTGATCGCTGCTGGATGCCGAGCTTCATGCCCTCTGACAGACGCCAGGGTCCGGACTACCGCAGCAATCTTCATGTGCCTGGAATGGACTCAGTCCCTGACACAGAGGTATTTGAAAGCCCAGAGCAAACGGCTGATAAGTCATTCTCCACCTTTGGCAAAGAGATTCCCCTCAGTCAACACCTCCACCATCACCAAAACCACCACCACCTTCTCAATAACTATCACCTCAGCCACCACCATGACTCGCTAGAGGGGAAAGGGTTGGAAGCATTTCTGCTTACCTCCAGGGCACCTTATAACCCTGCTTATTTAA
- the pcdh10b gene encoding protocadherin-10b isoform X1, with the protein MIVLLIVLCFADGVLSQIRYSVPEEADHGTLVGNIAEDLGLDLTKLASRRFQVVPSSRTPYLEVNLENGVLFVNEKIDREQICKQGASCQLNMEVFLENPLELFRVEIEVVDINDNPPSFPETDITVEISESATPGTRFPLESAFDPDVGSNALRTYDITTNNYFYLDVQTQTDGNKFAELVLEKPLDREQQAAHRYVLTAVDGGQPPRTGTALLVVKVLDSNDNVPVFDQPVYTVSLSENAPAGTLVIQLNATDLDEGSNGEIVYSFSNHISNRIKDLFSIDPRTGRIEVRGEVDFEESSLYQIFVQAKDLGPNAVPAHCKVLVKVTDVNDNAPDITFSTVTESVSEKATPGTVIALLSVTDRDSDENGQIHVEIIGDVPFKLKTSFRNYFTIVTDGPLNREQADSYSVTVVARDKGTPSLASSKSIRVQVSDENDNAPTFTQSIYDVYVTENNVPGAYIHAVTALDPDIGQNALISYSILECDIQGMSVKTYVSINEETGYLYALRSFDYEQLKDFTFMVQARDGGAPELSSNATVKVIIVDQNDNAPVVLAPLGKNGTAREPLPRSAEPGYLVTRIVAMDADDGENARLSYSIQRGNENGMFRMDWRTGELRAARRVSAKRDPHQLYDLLIEVRDHGQPPLSSSASVLVVLVDSVAEGRGGGDRGGTAKAKDGTLDLTLILIIALGSVSFIFLLVMIVLAVRCQKDKKLNIYTCLTSDCCLGCSSCCSRQGRARKKKLSKSDIMLVQSAGNVSGAATAQVPVEESGSFGSHHQNQNYCYQVCLTPESAKTDLMFLKPCSPSRSTDTDHNPCGAIVTGYTDQQPDIISNGSILSNETKHQRAELSYLVDRPRRVNSSAFQEADLVSSKDSGHGDSEQGDSDHDATNRGHSSGADLFSNCTEECKALGHSDRCWMPSFMPSDRRQGPDYRSNLHVPGMDSVPDTEVFESPEQTADKSFSTFGKEIPLSQHLHHHQNHHHLLNNYHLSHHHDSLEGKGLEAFLLTSRAPYNPAYLMPEESPLSSSDTASWNYQTVRAPLLP; encoded by the exons ATGATTGTGCTTTTAATTGTCCTGTGCTTCGCGGATGGAGTGCTCTCTCAGATACGCTACTCTGTGCCGGAGGAGGCTGATCATGGCACATTGGTGGGGAACATTGCCGAAGACCTGGGATTGGACCTTACCAAACTGGCCTCCCGTCGCTTCCAAGTAGTGCCCAGCTCTCGAACACCGTACCTAGAGGTAAACCTGGAGAACGGCGTTCTGTTTGTTAACGAGAAAATCGACCGAGAGCAGATTTGCAAGCAGGGCGCCAGCTGCCAGCTCAACATGGAGGTGTTCTTGGAGAACCCGTTGGAGCTGTTTCGAGTTGAAATCGAGGTGGTGGACATTAACGACAACCCGCCCAGCTTTCCAGAGACAGACATCACGGTGGAAATATCTGAGAGCGCAACTCCAGGTACCCGTTTCCCTTTGGAGAGCGCGTTTGACCCGGACGTGGGCTCTAACGCTTTACGCACGTATGATATCACAACCAACAACTATTTTTACCTGGATGTGCAGACCCAAACGGACGGGAATAAGTTCGCAGAACTGGTTCTAGAGAAGCCGTTGGACAGGGAGCAGCAGGCGGCGCATAGGTACGTGTTGACCGCTGTGGACGGCGGTCAGCCTCCACGGACTGGCACCGCGCTGCTGGTGGTCAAAGTACTGGACTCTAATGATAACGTGCCGGTGTTTGACCAGCCCGTCTACACGGTGAGTCTCTCGGAGAACGCACCGGCGGGCACGTTGGTCATACAGTTAAACGCCACAGACCTGGACGAGGGATCAAACGGTGAGATAGTTTATTCTTTTAGTAACCACATTTCTAATCGCATAAAGGACCTGTTCAGTATCGACCCACGCACTGGGCGCATTGAAGTGCGTGGAGAGGTGGATTTCGAGGAAAGCAGCCTGTATCAGATCTTTGTCCAGGCCAAGGATCTGGGGCCAAATGCCGTGCCCGCGCACTGCAAAGTGCTGGTAAAAGTCACCGACGTGAACGATAATGCGCCGGACATTACCTTCAGCACTGTCACCGAGTCTGTAAGCGAAAAGGCGACTCCCGGCACCGTCATTGCACTGCTGAGTGTGACTGACCGGGACTCAGACGAGAACGGACAAATCCACGTGGAAATCATCGGCGATGTCCCGTTCAAATTAAAAACTTCATTTAGGAATTATTTCACCATAGTGACCGACGGCCCGTTGAATCGGGAGCAGGCGGACTCGTACTCTGTCACTGTGGTCGCGCGGGATAAAGGGACACCATCTCTTGCCTCCAGTAAGTCCATCAGAGTCCAGGTGTCAGATGAGAATGACAATGCGCCCACGTTTACGCAGTCCATATATGACGTGTATGTGACAGAGAATAATGTGCCAGGGGCGTACATACACGCTGTAACGGCTCTGGACCCAGACATCGGGCAGAATGCATTAATCAGCTACTCCATTTTAGAGTGTGACATCCAGGGAATGTCAGTGAAAACCTATGTGTCAATCAATGAGGAGACAGGCTATCTGTATGCACTCAGGTCCTTTGATTATGAGCAGCTTAAAGATTTCACATTTATGGTCCAGGCCAGAGATGGGGGTGCCCCAGAGCTCTCTTCCAATGCCACAGTCAAAGTTATCATTGTGGACCAGAATGACAATGCCCCAGTGGTGCTGGCACCCCTGGGGAAGAATGGCACAGCTAGAGAGCCCCTGCCCCGATCAGCTGAACCAGGCTACTTGGTGACCCGTATTGTTGCTATGGATGCGGATGATGGAGAGAATGCTCGCCTGTCCTACAGCATACAGAGGGGGAATGAGAATGGAATGTTCAGAATGGACTGGAGGACAGGTGAGCTGAGGGCAGCAAGGCGGGTGTCAGCTAAGCGAGACCCTCACCAGCTGTATGACCTGCTGATTGAGGTGAGAGACCATGGCCAGCCACCCCTGTCCTCCAGCGCAAGCGTGCTGGTAGTGCTGGTGGACAGTGTAGCTGAAGGCCGTGGAGGTGGGGACCGTGGAGGCACTGCCAAGGCCAAAGACGGCACGCTCGATCTCACCCTAATCCTCATCATTGCCCTGGGCTCCGTCTCATTCATCTTCCTCCTGGTCATGATTGTTCTGGCTGTACGCTGCCAGAAGGACAAAAAGCTCAACATTTACACCTGCCTTACCAGTGACTGTTGTCTGGGCTGCAGCTCCTGCTGTTCACGGCAGGGCCGAGCCCGTAAGAAAAAACTCAGCAAATCGGATATCATGCTGGTGCAAAGCGCTGGTAACGTCAGTGGGGCTGCTACAGCACAAGTCCCCGTGGAGGAGTCAGGGAGCTTCGGCTCCCACCACCAAAACCAGAACTATTGCTATCAGGTATGTCTGACTCCAGAGTCTGCCAAAACCGACCTCATGTTCCTAAAGCCGTGTAGTCCATCTAGGAGCACAGACACCGATCACAACCCATGCGGGGCCATAGTGACAGGGTACACAGACCAGCAGCCTGACATCATATCAAATGGCAGCATTTTATCAAATGAG ACCAAACACCAACGAGCTGAACTTAGCTACCTGGTTGACAGGCCGAGACGTGTCAACAG TTCAGCGTTCCAGGAGGCAGATCTGGTCAGCTCCAAAGACAGTGGCCATGGAGACAGTGAGCAGGGAGACAGCGACCACGACGCCACCAATCGAGGCCATTCATCTG GTGCCGATCTGTTCTCTAACTGCACAGAGGAGTGTAAGGCCCTGGGCCACTCTGATCGCTGCTGGATGCCGAGCTTCATGCCCTCTGACAGACGCCAGGGTCCGGACTACCGCAGCAATCTTCATGTGCCTGGAATGGACTCAGTCCCTGACACAGAGGTATTTGAAAGCCCAGAGCAAACGGCTGATAAGTCATTCTCCACCTTTGGCAAAGAGATTCCCCTCAGTCAACACCTCCACCATCACCAAAACCACCACCACCTTCTCAATAACTATCACCTCAGCCACCACCATGACTCGCTAGAGGGGAAAGGGTTGGAAGCATTTCTGCTTACCTCCAGGGCACCTTATAACCCTGCTTATTTAA